A single Vulcanisaeta distributa DSM 14429 DNA region contains:
- a CDS encoding NAD(P)/FAD-dependent oxidoreductase: MNVIIIGGGVIGTVLTHLFSLRGVNVTLINSGLQKPRFPLIHSKLLRFPEDIRLARISEDVYMELSRELRVDVLRPMESITIIPEACYNDALHIMSMWYEVGAKVRVISDVHEYGLKRVNDQEIYIFSTNGDNFVNYLSLMNRVHKIDGVNYINGTATIKFSDHDVRVLINDNELKGDYVILASGAWNSIMIRNAGLNVPLLPYKCQAAAFISRGISTIVYDYVLNIYVRPLGLRIDNALNKLGLSIIVGGDGNSKVTEPGRDRGVDREFLNEVRGKVRARLGRVLLIGSRFGYCEITPDMRPVVGTVGSENLLLIGGFNGYGAEVGPALALAVVNYVISGSWPDYARPYLIDRFGNNWPSTWDIGVEAHELCV; encoded by the coding sequence ATGAACGTCATAATAATTGGTGGGGGAGTTATAGGGACTGTACTAACGCACCTATTCTCATTGAGGGGCGTTAACGTCACTTTAATTAACTCAGGTCTTCAAAAACCAAGGTTTCCGCTTATTCACTCAAAGTTACTGAGATTTCCTGAGGATATTAGGTTGGCGAGGATCAGTGAGGATGTATATATGGAATTATCCAGGGAGTTAAGGGTTGATGTATTAAGGCCCATGGAGTCCATCACCATAATTCCGGAAGCATGTTATAATGACGCATTACATATAATGAGTATGTGGTATGAGGTTGGAGCTAAAGTGCGTGTAATTAGTGATGTTCATGAATATGGACTTAAGAGGGTTAATGATCAGGAGATTTACATCTTCAGTACTAATGGTGATAACTTCGTTAATTACCTATCATTGATGAATAGAGTTCATAAAATCGACGGCGTTAATTACATTAATGGTACGGCAACTATTAAGTTCAGTGATCATGATGTTAGGGTTTTAATAAATGATAACGAGTTGAAAGGAGATTATGTAATTCTTGCCTCAGGTGCTTGGAACTCCATAATGATTAGGAATGCTGGTTTAAATGTACCATTATTACCCTATAAATGCCAGGCAGCCGCATTCATTAGCAGGGGGATTAGCACCATAGTTTATGATTATGTACTTAATATTTACGTGAGGCCCCTCGGCTTAAGGATTGATAATGCACTAAACAAACTAGGACTTTCGATAATCGTTGGTGGTGATGGTAATTCCAAAGTTACTGAGCCAGGTAGGGATAGAGGTGTTGATCGAGAATTCCTGAATGAAGTTAGGGGTAAGGTCAGGGCCAGGCTAGGTAGGGTATTGCTTATTGGGTCTAGGTTTGGTTATTGTGAAATCACGCCGGACATGAGGCCCGTGGTTGGTACTGTTGGGTCTGAAAACCTATTGTTAATTGGTGGGTTTAATGGCTATGGAGCCGAGGTGGGGCCCGCCCTGGCATTGGCGGTGGTTAATTACGTGATTAGTGGTTCATGGCCTGACTATGCAAGGCCATACCTCATTGATAGGTTCGGCAATAATTGGCCAAGTACTTGGGACATCGGTGTTGAGGCCCATGAGTTGTGCGTTTAA
- a CDS encoding homoserine kinase, translated as MSICIRSLASIANLGPGFDVMSLAIMEPYDDAYIELSRGEDRVEFIGNYAHYLPSDYKVTTLYPVIEEFRRIMGIDFHVHVVVKKNIKPASGLGSSGADAAAMAYALNKLLNAGLDYKSLIRIAALGEVAAAGTPHMDNVAASLLGGLVIINPVTGDFVRVDLPDNYWVVIVMAGSKPSTKEMRKLLPNAVDMNSLKNNSAYASMLVYALITGNREALGKALMGDAVVEPVRAKLYPHYNAVKEALLKAGAIGVALAGAGPSLFGIFDFEPSKERINELLHARGLRDHALIITRPSNIGVHEIPCEDLNT; from the coding sequence ATGTCGATATGCATTAGAAGCCTAGCCTCTATAGCCAATTTAGGGCCTGGATTTGATGTGATGTCATTAGCTATTATGGAACCTTATGATGATGCTTATATCGAATTAAGCCGAGGAGAAGACCGTGTAGAATTCATCGGCAATTATGCGCATTACTTACCCAGTGACTATAAGGTCACCACGCTTTATCCCGTTATTGAGGAATTTAGGAGAATTATGGGCATAGATTTTCACGTACATGTCGTAGTTAAGAAGAATATTAAGCCTGCAAGTGGGCTGGGTAGTAGTGGCGCTGATGCCGCGGCGATGGCTTACGCCCTGAATAAACTACTTAATGCTGGCCTTGATTATAAGTCGTTAATTAGGATTGCGGCGCTTGGTGAAGTTGCGGCGGCGGGTACTCCGCACATGGATAATGTTGCGGCATCCCTATTGGGTGGGTTAGTAATTATTAACCCGGTGACTGGGGACTTTGTCAGGGTTGACCTACCCGATAATTATTGGGTTGTGATTGTCATGGCGGGTAGTAAGCCTAGTACTAAGGAGATGCGTAAGTTATTGCCTAATGCCGTAGACATGAATAGCCTTAAGAATAACTCAGCTTACGCGTCAATGCTCGTTTACGCACTAATCACTGGGAATAGGGAAGCTCTGGGTAAGGCGTTAATGGGTGATGCAGTTGTTGAGCCAGTAAGGGCTAAGCTTTACCCGCACTACAATGCGGTTAAGGAGGCATTACTAAAGGCCGGGGCGATCGGTGTAGCCCTTGCTGGTGCTGGTCCATCACTCTTTGGGATATTTGATTTTGAACCGTCTAAGGAACGCATAAATGAATTACTGCATGCCCGTGGTTTAAGGGATCATGCATTAATTATTACGCGGCCAAGCAACATCGGTGTTCATGAGATACCCTGTGAGGACCTTAATACTTAA